The following are encoded together in the Pygocentrus nattereri isolate fPygNat1 chromosome 3, fPygNat1.pri, whole genome shotgun sequence genome:
- the itprid1 gene encoding protein ITPRID1 isoform X1, protein MAVDDVADKRARLLASKSRWSGMNDVAATHPLINPNGAEKCTKDSIQHWLISITEEDAKPDVVQDAPVPLKRNASSEDDLALGTEASLYGKPAIRTAQGFLRSSIARPPLPRWSSLTSAFSACSGPLSVMDVLNLWQDDPEELLLDLGFGAEEPDITVRIPARFINHQSKARGINIQLFLEAQKNRMDIENPDVSNRFRQLEVLQQVTTAFNSLIGGSTQVAEKPREAQVSAETKERRKRVGMLLRKASKKSLSQAPTAQDHQPLSPPLTGLSSSPDLPADPPHDKRSPVKRARQSLPDSASLSPLVEEQSSVPETAEPTLTTPLPQCQSISLRGAREPHNIASTQRSPEEPAESFELEEIQSFDEGSIAGSCTSPTDHLGNERACLSRVSSCVLRTNSCQSDSSGFLEEPIVPAFSQHPGPGPELMKVLNAMSEDSTDSQQKSVEQEQTEFHSSDPQSSSESLLVQTESLEPHSNIESLKEMTQSKLVISEEVATESYLQDPDRIDMNAADTYVEESTTSQDIDQVDYLVDMNVAQKDIADENVGETTRLQDTGQVDCLVNTNVVQKVTAEYCTRECTTSQDTGQVVGLVDMNITQKDLQDKESVEESTSSYDTGQVSCLVDVDLVQKDIAEDFIRENTTSQDTDQVDCLLDMSAEKKDLTENYTGESTRAQNSPNPPPDVVPEGDSWMKVLKSDYPLFNTGSSPSDITEPEIASSTEANETNTGALYSGHSVSVQMPSSLAYVSQSSLSGSRSHSPSLGPTSPSRTQHGRQSFFHRVHSDVDNPSDPLSGPTTHTPSELVTPSPQCSQESSRGLWNFRLRSTSLEMGTSDDEDRRWEGALWAGAQCCCSCDHNCGCCCKSKSGYKQHSGTVDQLHTAFSLPYSLDELEGMMRCMRKFRRVLSEIEKRLEEEQTSVLSSLSDAHRAEVQDVLELRTAVKQEAVLLEQQLTDLVHAYDDNIKMKLNRLLDEQSQLCSQLQIIPSDTPHSAHISMRSVAIQCCLLPMMDTTQPGLFQQATKDANFTYHDEWSPGSKADKLDFVGFIKSLKDVSISNDSLE, encoded by the exons ATGGCTGTTGATGATGTGGCTGATAAAAGAGCCAGACTATTGGCTTCCAAAAGCAGGTGGAGTGGGATGAATGACGTTGCAGCTACTCACCCACTCATCAACCCCAATGGAG CAGAAAAATGTACTAAAGACAGCATTCAGCATTGGCTCATTTCGATCACTGA GGAAGATGCTAAACCAGATGTTGTCCAGGATGCACCAG TTCCTCTAAAGAGGAACGCCAGTTCTGAAGATGATTTGGCGCTGGGCACAGAAG CATCATTATATGGTAAACCTGCTATAAGGACAGCACAAGGATTTCTAAG GTCATCCATAGCAAGACCTCCTTTGCCCAGGTGGAGCAGCTTGACATCAGCCTTCTCAGCCTGTTCTGGACCACTGAG TGTCATGGATGTGCTGAACCTGTGGCAGGACGACCCGGAGGAGCTGCTGCTGGACCTGGGCTTTGGTGCAGAGGAACCAGACATTACAGTGAGGATCCCAGCCCGCTTCATCAACCATCAGTCCAAGGCTCGTGGCATCAACATCCAGCTGTTCCTAGAAGCACAGAAGAACCGCATGGACATTGAGAATCCAGATGTCAGCA ACCGATTCAGACAGCTAGAGGTGCTACAGCAGGTCACTACAGCCTTCAATTCCCTGATTGGAGGCTCTACTCAGGTTGCAGAAAAGCCAAGAGAAGCCCAAGTCTCAGCAGAAACCAAAGAGAGGAGGAAACGGGTTGGAATGCTGCTACGCAAAGCCTCCAAAAAGTCCTTAAGCCAAGCGCCCACTGCCCAAGACCACCAGCCGCTCTCCCCTCCTCTGACAGGCCTGTCCTCCAGCCCAGATCTACCTGCAGATCCTCCACATGACAAGCGAAGCCCTGTAAAGCGTGCCAGGCAGTCTCTCCCTGACAGTGCCAGCCTCAGCCCACTGGTAGAAGAGCAAAGCTCTGTCCCAGAAACAGCAGAACCCACCCTGACCACCCCTCTGCCTCAGTGCCAGAGTATCAGTCTGAGGGGAGCCAGAGAGCCACACAACATAGCCTCCACACAAAGGAGTCCAGAAGAGCCTGCAGAATCTTTTGAGCTGGAAGAG ATCCAGAGCTTTGACGAGGGAAGCATAGCAGGGAGTTGCACCAGCCCCACTGACCATTTAG GTAACGAACGAGCGTGCCTCTCCCGGGTCAGTTCATGTGTGCTGAGGACAAATAGTTGTCAATCAGACAGCAGTGGGTTTCTGGAGGAGCCGATTGTTCCTGCATTTTCTCAGCACCCCGGCCCTGGACCTGAGCTAATGAAG GTGCTGAATGCCATGTCAGAAGATAGTACAGACAGCCAGCAGAAGAGTGTGGAGCAGGAGCAGACAGAGTTCCACTCTTCAGATCCCCAGAGTTCCTCTGAGAGTCTGCTTGTACAAACTGAATCCCTTGAACCACACTCAAACATAGAGTCTTTAAAGGAAATGACCCAGAGCAAGCTAGTGATTAGTGAAGAAGTTGCTACAGAAAGTTATTTGCAGGACCCTGATCGGATAGACATGAATGCTGCTGATACCTATGTTGAGGAAAGTACCACATCACAGGACATTGATCAAGTAGATTATTTAGTAGACATGAATGTTGCCCAGAAGGATATTGCTGATGAAAATGTTGGAGAAACTACAAGATTACAGGACACTGGTCAAGTAGACTGTTTGGTAAATACAAATGTTGTGCAGAAGGTCACTGCTGAATACTGTACTAGAGAGTGTACTACATCACAGGACACTGGTCAAGTAGTTGGTTTGGTAGATATGAATATTACCCAGAAGGACCTTCAAGACAAAGAAAGTGTTGAAGAAAGTACCTCATCATATGACACTGGTCAAGTAAGCTGTTTGGTGGATGTGGATCTTGTACAGAAGGACATTGCTGAAGACTTTATTAGAGAAAATACTACATCACAAGACACTGATCAAGTAGACTGTTTGCTAGACATGAGCGCTGAAAAGAAGGACCTTACTGAAAATTACACAGGAGAAAGTACCAGAGCACAGAACTCACCAAATCCACCTCCTGATGTGGTTCCAGAAGGTGATTCTTGGATGAAGGTACTGAAATCAGACTATCCTCTTTTTAACACAGGGTCATCTCCCTCTGACATTACAGAACCTGAAATAGCTTCCTCTACAGAAGCCAATGAGACAAACACTGGGGCTCTGTACTCTGGACATTCTGTCTCTGTACAGATGCCATCCTCCCTGGCTTATGTTTCCCAGAGTTCCCTGAGCGGAAGCCGTAGCCACAGCCCTTCCCTAGGGCCCACCTCCCCTAGCCGCACCCAACATGGAAGACAGTCCTTCTTCCATAGGGTCCATTCAGATGTAGACAACCCTTCAGACCCTCTCAGTGGTCCCACCACCCACACACCATCTGAACTAGTAACCCCGTCACCCCAGTGTTCTCAGGAGAGCTCTAGAGGCCTCTGGAATTTCCGGTTGCGCTCCACATCTTTGGAGATGGGCACATCAGACGATGAGGACAGGCGCTGGGAGGGGGCGCTGTGGGCCGGCGCTCAGTGCTGCTGCTCCTGTGACCACAACTGCGGCTGCTGCTGCAAGAGCAAGAGTGGTTATAAGCAGCACTCCGGCACCGTGGACCAGCTGCACACTGCCTTCAGTCTGCCA TATTCTTTGGATGAACTGGAGGGCATGATGAGATGTATGAGGAAGTTCCGGCGGGTGTTATCAGAGATCGAAAAGAGGTTGGAAGAAGAGCAGACGTCAGTGCTCAGCTCTTTGTCAGATGCACACAG GGCAGAGGTGCAGGATGTGTTGGAGCTGAGGACAGCTGTCAAACAggaagcagtgctgctggagcagCAGCTAACTGATTTGGTCCATGCTTATGATGACAACATTAAAATG AAGCTGAACAGGCTTTTGGATGAGCAGTCTCAGCTGTGCTCCCAGTTGCAGATTATTCCTTCTGACACACCTCACTCAGCCCATATCTCCATGAGAAGTGTGGCCATTCAGTGCTGCTTGCTGCCCATGATGGACACCACACAGCCAGGCCTCTTTCAGCAGGCCACCAAAGATGCAAATTTCACCtaccatgatgaatggagcccTGGCAGCAAGGCTGACAAGCTGGACTTTGTAGGGTTTATCAAAAGT TTAAAGGATGTATCCATCAGCAATGACTCACTGGAATGA
- the itprid1 gene encoding protein ITPRID1 isoform X4, whose product MDVLNLWQDDPEELLLDLGFGAEEPDITVRIPARFINHQSKARGINIQLFLEAQKNRMDIENPDVSNRFRQLEVLQQVTTAFNSLIGGSTQVAEKPREAQVSAETKERRKRVGMLLRKASKKSLSQAPTAQDHQPLSPPLTGLSSSPDLPADPPHDKRSPVKRARQSLPDSASLSPLVEEQSSVPETAEPTLTTPLPQCQSISLRGAREPHNIASTQRSPEEPAESFELEEIQSFDEGSIAGSCTSPTDHLGNERACLSRVSSCVLRTNSCQSDSSGFLEEPIVPAFSQHPGPGPELMKVLNAMSEDSTDSQQKSVEQEQTEFHSSDPQSSSESLLVQTESLEPHSNIESLKEMTQSKLVISEEVATESYLQDPDRIDMNAADTYVEESTTSQDIDQVDYLVDMNVAQKDIADENVGETTRLQDTGQVDCLVNTNVVQKVTAEYCTRECTTSQDTGQVVGLVDMNITQKDLQDKESVEESTSSYDTGQVSCLVDVDLVQKDIAEDFIRENTTSQDTDQVDCLLDMSAEKKDLTENYTGESTRAQNSPNPPPDVVPEGDSWMKVLKSDYPLFNTGSSPSDITEPEIASSTEANETNTGALYSGHSVSVQMPSSLAYVSQSSLSGSRSHSPSLGPTSPSRTQHGRQSFFHRVHSDVDNPSDPLSGPTTHTPSELVTPSPQCSQESSRGLWNFRLRSTSLEMGTSDDEDRRWEGALWAGAQCCCSCDHNCGCCCKSKSGYKQHSGTVDQLHTAFSLPYSLDELEGMMRCMRKFRRVLSEIEKRLEEEQTSVLSSLSDAHRAEVQDVLELRTAVKQEAVLLEQQLTDLVHAYDDNIKMKLNRLLDEQSQLCSQLQIIPSDTPHSAHISMRSVAIQCCLLPMMDTTQPGLFQQATKDANFTYHDEWSPGSKADKLDFVGFIKSLKDVSISNDSLE is encoded by the exons ATGGATGTGCTGAACCTGTGGCAGGACGACCCGGAGGAGCTGCTGCTGGACCTGGGCTTTGGTGCAGAGGAACCAGACATTACAGTGAGGATCCCAGCCCGCTTCATCAACCATCAGTCCAAGGCTCGTGGCATCAACATCCAGCTGTTCCTAGAAGCACAGAAGAACCGCATGGACATTGAGAATCCAGATGTCAGCA ACCGATTCAGACAGCTAGAGGTGCTACAGCAGGTCACTACAGCCTTCAATTCCCTGATTGGAGGCTCTACTCAGGTTGCAGAAAAGCCAAGAGAAGCCCAAGTCTCAGCAGAAACCAAAGAGAGGAGGAAACGGGTTGGAATGCTGCTACGCAAAGCCTCCAAAAAGTCCTTAAGCCAAGCGCCCACTGCCCAAGACCACCAGCCGCTCTCCCCTCCTCTGACAGGCCTGTCCTCCAGCCCAGATCTACCTGCAGATCCTCCACATGACAAGCGAAGCCCTGTAAAGCGTGCCAGGCAGTCTCTCCCTGACAGTGCCAGCCTCAGCCCACTGGTAGAAGAGCAAAGCTCTGTCCCAGAAACAGCAGAACCCACCCTGACCACCCCTCTGCCTCAGTGCCAGAGTATCAGTCTGAGGGGAGCCAGAGAGCCACACAACATAGCCTCCACACAAAGGAGTCCAGAAGAGCCTGCAGAATCTTTTGAGCTGGAAGAG ATCCAGAGCTTTGACGAGGGAAGCATAGCAGGGAGTTGCACCAGCCCCACTGACCATTTAG GTAACGAACGAGCGTGCCTCTCCCGGGTCAGTTCATGTGTGCTGAGGACAAATAGTTGTCAATCAGACAGCAGTGGGTTTCTGGAGGAGCCGATTGTTCCTGCATTTTCTCAGCACCCCGGCCCTGGACCTGAGCTAATGAAG GTGCTGAATGCCATGTCAGAAGATAGTACAGACAGCCAGCAGAAGAGTGTGGAGCAGGAGCAGACAGAGTTCCACTCTTCAGATCCCCAGAGTTCCTCTGAGAGTCTGCTTGTACAAACTGAATCCCTTGAACCACACTCAAACATAGAGTCTTTAAAGGAAATGACCCAGAGCAAGCTAGTGATTAGTGAAGAAGTTGCTACAGAAAGTTATTTGCAGGACCCTGATCGGATAGACATGAATGCTGCTGATACCTATGTTGAGGAAAGTACCACATCACAGGACATTGATCAAGTAGATTATTTAGTAGACATGAATGTTGCCCAGAAGGATATTGCTGATGAAAATGTTGGAGAAACTACAAGATTACAGGACACTGGTCAAGTAGACTGTTTGGTAAATACAAATGTTGTGCAGAAGGTCACTGCTGAATACTGTACTAGAGAGTGTACTACATCACAGGACACTGGTCAAGTAGTTGGTTTGGTAGATATGAATATTACCCAGAAGGACCTTCAAGACAAAGAAAGTGTTGAAGAAAGTACCTCATCATATGACACTGGTCAAGTAAGCTGTTTGGTGGATGTGGATCTTGTACAGAAGGACATTGCTGAAGACTTTATTAGAGAAAATACTACATCACAAGACACTGATCAAGTAGACTGTTTGCTAGACATGAGCGCTGAAAAGAAGGACCTTACTGAAAATTACACAGGAGAAAGTACCAGAGCACAGAACTCACCAAATCCACCTCCTGATGTGGTTCCAGAAGGTGATTCTTGGATGAAGGTACTGAAATCAGACTATCCTCTTTTTAACACAGGGTCATCTCCCTCTGACATTACAGAACCTGAAATAGCTTCCTCTACAGAAGCCAATGAGACAAACACTGGGGCTCTGTACTCTGGACATTCTGTCTCTGTACAGATGCCATCCTCCCTGGCTTATGTTTCCCAGAGTTCCCTGAGCGGAAGCCGTAGCCACAGCCCTTCCCTAGGGCCCACCTCCCCTAGCCGCACCCAACATGGAAGACAGTCCTTCTTCCATAGGGTCCATTCAGATGTAGACAACCCTTCAGACCCTCTCAGTGGTCCCACCACCCACACACCATCTGAACTAGTAACCCCGTCACCCCAGTGTTCTCAGGAGAGCTCTAGAGGCCTCTGGAATTTCCGGTTGCGCTCCACATCTTTGGAGATGGGCACATCAGACGATGAGGACAGGCGCTGGGAGGGGGCGCTGTGGGCCGGCGCTCAGTGCTGCTGCTCCTGTGACCACAACTGCGGCTGCTGCTGCAAGAGCAAGAGTGGTTATAAGCAGCACTCCGGCACCGTGGACCAGCTGCACACTGCCTTCAGTCTGCCA TATTCTTTGGATGAACTGGAGGGCATGATGAGATGTATGAGGAAGTTCCGGCGGGTGTTATCAGAGATCGAAAAGAGGTTGGAAGAAGAGCAGACGTCAGTGCTCAGCTCTTTGTCAGATGCACACAG GGCAGAGGTGCAGGATGTGTTGGAGCTGAGGACAGCTGTCAAACAggaagcagtgctgctggagcagCAGCTAACTGATTTGGTCCATGCTTATGATGACAACATTAAAATG AAGCTGAACAGGCTTTTGGATGAGCAGTCTCAGCTGTGCTCCCAGTTGCAGATTATTCCTTCTGACACACCTCACTCAGCCCATATCTCCATGAGAAGTGTGGCCATTCAGTGCTGCTTGCTGCCCATGATGGACACCACACAGCCAGGCCTCTTTCAGCAGGCCACCAAAGATGCAAATTTCACCtaccatgatgaatggagcccTGGCAGCAAGGCTGACAAGCTGGACTTTGTAGGGTTTATCAAAAGT TTAAAGGATGTATCCATCAGCAATGACTCACTGGAATGA
- the itprid1 gene encoding protein ITPRID1 isoform X3 gives MGAEKCTKDSIQHWLISITEEDAKPDVVQDAPVPLKRNASSEDDLALGTEASLYGKPAIRTAQGFLRSSIARPPLPRWSSLTSAFSACSGPLSVMDVLNLWQDDPEELLLDLGFGAEEPDITVRIPARFINHQSKARGINIQLFLEAQKNRMDIENPDVSNRFRQLEVLQQVTTAFNSLIGGSTQVAEKPREAQVSAETKERRKRVGMLLRKASKKSLSQAPTAQDHQPLSPPLTGLSSSPDLPADPPHDKRSPVKRARQSLPDSASLSPLVEEQSSVPETAEPTLTTPLPQCQSISLRGAREPHNIASTQRSPEEPAESFELEEIQSFDEGSIAGSCTSPTDHLGNERACLSRVSSCVLRTNSCQSDSSGFLEEPIVPAFSQHPGPGPELMKVLNAMSEDSTDSQQKSVEQEQTEFHSSDPQSSSESLLVQTESLEPHSNIESLKEMTQSKLVISEEVATESYLQDPDRIDMNAADTYVEESTTSQDIDQVDYLVDMNVAQKDIADENVGETTRLQDTGQVDCLVNTNVVQKVTAEYCTRECTTSQDTGQVVGLVDMNITQKDLQDKESVEESTSSYDTGQVSCLVDVDLVQKDIAEDFIRENTTSQDTDQVDCLLDMSAEKKDLTENYTGESTRAQNSPNPPPDVVPEGDSWMKVLKSDYPLFNTGSSPSDITEPEIASSTEANETNTGALYSGHSVSVQMPSSLAYVSQSSLSGSRSHSPSLGPTSPSRTQHGRQSFFHRVHSDVDNPSDPLSGPTTHTPSELVTPSPQCSQESSRGLWNFRLRSTSLEMGTSDDEDRRWEGALWAGAQCCCSCDHNCGCCCKSKSGYKQHSGTVDQLHTAFSLPYSLDELEGMMRCMRKFRRVLSEIEKRLEEEQTSVLSSLSDAHRAEVQDVLELRTAVKQEAVLLEQQLTDLVHAYDDNIKMKLNRLLDEQSQLCSQLQIIPSDTPHSAHISMRSVAIQCCLLPMMDTTQPGLFQQATKDANFTYHDEWSPGSKADKLDFVGFIKSLKDVSISNDSLE, from the exons ATGGGAG CAGAAAAATGTACTAAAGACAGCATTCAGCATTGGCTCATTTCGATCACTGA GGAAGATGCTAAACCAGATGTTGTCCAGGATGCACCAG TTCCTCTAAAGAGGAACGCCAGTTCTGAAGATGATTTGGCGCTGGGCACAGAAG CATCATTATATGGTAAACCTGCTATAAGGACAGCACAAGGATTTCTAAG GTCATCCATAGCAAGACCTCCTTTGCCCAGGTGGAGCAGCTTGACATCAGCCTTCTCAGCCTGTTCTGGACCACTGAG TGTCATGGATGTGCTGAACCTGTGGCAGGACGACCCGGAGGAGCTGCTGCTGGACCTGGGCTTTGGTGCAGAGGAACCAGACATTACAGTGAGGATCCCAGCCCGCTTCATCAACCATCAGTCCAAGGCTCGTGGCATCAACATCCAGCTGTTCCTAGAAGCACAGAAGAACCGCATGGACATTGAGAATCCAGATGTCAGCA ACCGATTCAGACAGCTAGAGGTGCTACAGCAGGTCACTACAGCCTTCAATTCCCTGATTGGAGGCTCTACTCAGGTTGCAGAAAAGCCAAGAGAAGCCCAAGTCTCAGCAGAAACCAAAGAGAGGAGGAAACGGGTTGGAATGCTGCTACGCAAAGCCTCCAAAAAGTCCTTAAGCCAAGCGCCCACTGCCCAAGACCACCAGCCGCTCTCCCCTCCTCTGACAGGCCTGTCCTCCAGCCCAGATCTACCTGCAGATCCTCCACATGACAAGCGAAGCCCTGTAAAGCGTGCCAGGCAGTCTCTCCCTGACAGTGCCAGCCTCAGCCCACTGGTAGAAGAGCAAAGCTCTGTCCCAGAAACAGCAGAACCCACCCTGACCACCCCTCTGCCTCAGTGCCAGAGTATCAGTCTGAGGGGAGCCAGAGAGCCACACAACATAGCCTCCACACAAAGGAGTCCAGAAGAGCCTGCAGAATCTTTTGAGCTGGAAGAG ATCCAGAGCTTTGACGAGGGAAGCATAGCAGGGAGTTGCACCAGCCCCACTGACCATTTAG GTAACGAACGAGCGTGCCTCTCCCGGGTCAGTTCATGTGTGCTGAGGACAAATAGTTGTCAATCAGACAGCAGTGGGTTTCTGGAGGAGCCGATTGTTCCTGCATTTTCTCAGCACCCCGGCCCTGGACCTGAGCTAATGAAG GTGCTGAATGCCATGTCAGAAGATAGTACAGACAGCCAGCAGAAGAGTGTGGAGCAGGAGCAGACAGAGTTCCACTCTTCAGATCCCCAGAGTTCCTCTGAGAGTCTGCTTGTACAAACTGAATCCCTTGAACCACACTCAAACATAGAGTCTTTAAAGGAAATGACCCAGAGCAAGCTAGTGATTAGTGAAGAAGTTGCTACAGAAAGTTATTTGCAGGACCCTGATCGGATAGACATGAATGCTGCTGATACCTATGTTGAGGAAAGTACCACATCACAGGACATTGATCAAGTAGATTATTTAGTAGACATGAATGTTGCCCAGAAGGATATTGCTGATGAAAATGTTGGAGAAACTACAAGATTACAGGACACTGGTCAAGTAGACTGTTTGGTAAATACAAATGTTGTGCAGAAGGTCACTGCTGAATACTGTACTAGAGAGTGTACTACATCACAGGACACTGGTCAAGTAGTTGGTTTGGTAGATATGAATATTACCCAGAAGGACCTTCAAGACAAAGAAAGTGTTGAAGAAAGTACCTCATCATATGACACTGGTCAAGTAAGCTGTTTGGTGGATGTGGATCTTGTACAGAAGGACATTGCTGAAGACTTTATTAGAGAAAATACTACATCACAAGACACTGATCAAGTAGACTGTTTGCTAGACATGAGCGCTGAAAAGAAGGACCTTACTGAAAATTACACAGGAGAAAGTACCAGAGCACAGAACTCACCAAATCCACCTCCTGATGTGGTTCCAGAAGGTGATTCTTGGATGAAGGTACTGAAATCAGACTATCCTCTTTTTAACACAGGGTCATCTCCCTCTGACATTACAGAACCTGAAATAGCTTCCTCTACAGAAGCCAATGAGACAAACACTGGGGCTCTGTACTCTGGACATTCTGTCTCTGTACAGATGCCATCCTCCCTGGCTTATGTTTCCCAGAGTTCCCTGAGCGGAAGCCGTAGCCACAGCCCTTCCCTAGGGCCCACCTCCCCTAGCCGCACCCAACATGGAAGACAGTCCTTCTTCCATAGGGTCCATTCAGATGTAGACAACCCTTCAGACCCTCTCAGTGGTCCCACCACCCACACACCATCTGAACTAGTAACCCCGTCACCCCAGTGTTCTCAGGAGAGCTCTAGAGGCCTCTGGAATTTCCGGTTGCGCTCCACATCTTTGGAGATGGGCACATCAGACGATGAGGACAGGCGCTGGGAGGGGGCGCTGTGGGCCGGCGCTCAGTGCTGCTGCTCCTGTGACCACAACTGCGGCTGCTGCTGCAAGAGCAAGAGTGGTTATAAGCAGCACTCCGGCACCGTGGACCAGCTGCACACTGCCTTCAGTCTGCCA TATTCTTTGGATGAACTGGAGGGCATGATGAGATGTATGAGGAAGTTCCGGCGGGTGTTATCAGAGATCGAAAAGAGGTTGGAAGAAGAGCAGACGTCAGTGCTCAGCTCTTTGTCAGATGCACACAG GGCAGAGGTGCAGGATGTGTTGGAGCTGAGGACAGCTGTCAAACAggaagcagtgctgctggagcagCAGCTAACTGATTTGGTCCATGCTTATGATGACAACATTAAAATG AAGCTGAACAGGCTTTTGGATGAGCAGTCTCAGCTGTGCTCCCAGTTGCAGATTATTCCTTCTGACACACCTCACTCAGCCCATATCTCCATGAGAAGTGTGGCCATTCAGTGCTGCTTGCTGCCCATGATGGACACCACACAGCCAGGCCTCTTTCAGCAGGCCACCAAAGATGCAAATTTCACCtaccatgatgaatggagcccTGGCAGCAAGGCTGACAAGCTGGACTTTGTAGGGTTTATCAAAAGT TTAAAGGATGTATCCATCAGCAATGACTCACTGGAATGA